The Bombus terrestris chromosome 4, iyBomTerr1.2, whole genome shotgun sequence genome has a window encoding:
- the LOC100650636 gene encoding bone morphogenetic protein 1 isoform X1 yields the protein MASILYWHASGNNLISAAFILFLLLCPRSSTECDQKFISTPDGPANGTFHAPTIINPEGDSRQCVYIFFAGPRQRVELKFNTFGLRGTPPDGSAVGELPACGHEYMDLYTEIRSENTSKLVETPFGGRFCGPIPPRRRVSLYQGIALSFYTDKNITFPSLFSGTYAFINASEYEVGTPAPSTPCSFKVESENKRNGSILSPTYPGTYPKGLTCSYQFIGIQGQRVRLEFRDFDLFFGGQHCPLDYLKVYDGLDNTSAVIGTYCGQQRNLVLYSSESSLYVLFVTLQRTANTQNRGFKGIFEFSESFVKLDFITTYEGEHIRGSECDQKILSKKESSGFVVSPNYPFPYIPKVVCRYFIYGMQDSQHLERVRLEFRQFKIPKNKTIGDSSCTDGYLKLYLKGQEATDSYDKFDYELCGSESNPSPVVSDGPRLVMVFSSGESQGQGFKACYSFETEYKIPGTAAPDGSCTFTYRSSSRKKGDFNSPRHPSNYPSNTNCTYVFIATPNEQVTLIFDYFKVRTKNTNMTTGHYGVEICQDDWLEIYNTYRDNTEKLIGRYCGNTAPGPVESNLGAFGLRVILHSDSELVYSGFKARYTFEVAKPIFGDCGSNISSVNYGIIASPNYPNKYDGPARNLASKTCNWFIRVRPNQRILLHFEAFSVEGDQSVRGCPAAVLRIWYSASSTPVEICGIQTLDKNWTYLSVDNNMRLSFILADKAVGQMGFKATWTEVSTNTDCQNQFLCGENKYCIAESLRCNKIRNCGANDTTDEENCGIVVRTNNYALPAGIVGVALITLILCISCNLKLRRRVQTVHLDDLRHRIDERHRCYHNENLLQRHHHFHHHHHQHQHQYQQQQQQQQHYQDLTSDSRYHLESSTSPMSESDVEEASSLNSV from the exons ATGGCTTCGATACTCTACTGGCATGCTTCTGGGAATAATTTGATTTCTGCTGCTTTTATCTTATTCTTACTGCTTTGTCCTCGCAGCAGTACAG AATGCGATCAGAAGTTTATAAGTACACCAGACGGTCCAGCAAATGGAACCTTTCATGCTCCGACGATAATTAACCCCGAAGGGGATTCCAGACAAtgcgtatatatatttttcgctGGGCCGCGACAACGAGTCGAATTGAAATTCAATACATTCGGCCTTCGGGGTACACCACCAGA TGGATCCGCTGTTGGGGAGTTACCCGC TTGTGGTCACGAATATATGGACTTGTACACGGAAATACGATCGGAGAATACCAGCAAGTTGGTGGAAACTCCTTTCGGTGGTCGTTTTTGTGGTCCGATCCCACCTCGCAGGCGTGTGTCTCTTTATCAGGGAATCGCTCTTAGTTTCTACactgataaaaatattacgttCCCTAGCCTGTTCAGCGGTACATATGCGTTTATCAATGCAT CTGAATACGAGGTGGGAACCCCAGCTCCTAGCACACCATGCTCATTCAAGGTAGAGTCAGAAAACAAGCGCAACGGCAGCATATTATCACCTACTTATCCGGGCACATATCCGAAAGGTCTTACATGCAGTTATCAATTTATCGGAATACAAGGTCAACGAGTACGCCTCGAGTTTCGAGATTTCGATCTGTTCTTTGGAGGTCAACA TTGTCCCTTAGATTATCTAAAAGTGTACGATGGTTTAGACAATACGTCGGCTGTTATCGGAACATATTGTGGTCAACAACGAAATTTGGTATTATATTCATCAGAGTCTAGTTTGTACGTACTGTTCGTTACACTTCAACGTACAGCGAACACACAAAATCGTGGATTCAAGGGTATCTTCGAATTCTCTGAGAGTTTCGTTAAATTAG ACTTCATCACCACTTACGAGGGTGAGCATATACGAGGATCAGAATGCGATCAGAAGATATTGAGTAAAAAGGAATCATCTGGATTCGTGGTTAGCCCAAACTATCCATTTCCATATATACCAAAGGTTGTGTGTCGGTATTTCATTTATGGAATGCAAGATTCCCAGCATCTTGAACGCGTTCGATTAGAATTCAGACAATTTAAAATACCAAAAAATAAGACGATAGGAGA TTCATCCTGTACCGATGGATATTTGAAGCTGTATTTGAAAGGACAAGAAGCAACAGATTCTTACGATAAATTCGATTACGAATTGTGCGGTTCGGAGAGCAATCCGAGTCCTGTAGTTAGCGATGGTCCAAGACTCGTGATGGTATTTAGTAGCGGAGAATCTCAAGGACAAGGCTTTAAAGCATG TTACAGTTTTGAAACAGAGTATAAGATACCGGGCACCGCGGCGCCCGATGGCAGCTGCACTTTCACGTACCGCAGTTCCTCTCGCAAAAAAGGAGATTTTAATTCTCCGCGACATCCTAGTAATTATCCAAGCAACACAAATTGCACATATGTTTTCATAGCTACGCCAAACGAACAAGTTACcttaatatttgattattttaaagtTCGAACGAAAAATACGAATATGACGACCGGACACTACGG AGTGGAAATTTGCCAAGATGATTGGTTGGAGATATATAATACGTATCGAGATAATACGGAAAAATTAATAGGTAGATATTGTGGTAATACAGCTCCGGGACCGGTGGAATCAAATCTCGGTGCTTTCGGCTTAAGAGTGATTCTGCATTCGGATTCTGAGTTGGTTTATAGCGGTTTCAAAGCGCGTTACACGTTCGAAGTGGCGAAACCTATTTTTGGAG ATTGCGGATCGAATATAAGCAGTGTGAATTATGGAATCATTGCTAGTCCGAATTACCCAAACAAATACGATGGACCCGCAAGAAATCTGGCTAGTAAAACTTGCAATTGGTTTATAAGAGTCCGACCGAATCAGCGAATATTACTACACTTTGAAGCATTCTCGGTAGAGGGTGATCAATCAG TTCGTGGTTGTCCTGCTGCGGTGCTGCGCATATGGTATTCCGCGTCATCCACGCCTGTCGAAATATGTGGTATTCAAACTCTAGACAAAAATTGGACTTACCTCTCTGTGGACAATAACATGCGACTTAG cTTCATATTGGCTGATAAAGCGGTTGGACAAATGGGATTTAAAGCAACGTGGACCGAAGTGAGCACAAATACCGACTGCCAGAATCAGTTTCTTTGTGGCGAAAATAAATACTGCATTGCAGAGTCACTTCGGTGTAATAAAATTCGTAATTGTGGCGCAAACGACACTACGGATGAAGAAAATT gtGGTATAGTTGTACGGACGAATAATTACGCTCTTCCCGCGGGTATCGTCGGTGTTGCATTGATAACATTGATCCTTTGTATTTCGTGTAATCTAAAACTAAGAAGACGAGTTCAAACTGTACATCTTGATGATCTGCGTCATCGCATAGACGAGAGGCATCGATGTTATCATAATGAAAACCTTCTTCAACGCCATCACCACtttcatcatcatcaccatcagCACCAGCATcaatatcagcaacagcaacaacagcaacaacactATCAAGATTTGACTAGTGATTCAAGATATCACCTAGAATCATCGACTAGTCCAATGAGCGAGAGCGATGTCGAGGAAGCCAGCAGTCTCAACAGTGTGTGA
- the LOC100650636 gene encoding tolloid-like protein 1 isoform X2, which translates to MDLYTEIRSENTSKLVETPFGGRFCGPIPPRRRVSLYQGIALSFYTDKNITFPSLFSGTYAFINASEYEVGTPAPSTPCSFKVESENKRNGSILSPTYPGTYPKGLTCSYQFIGIQGQRVRLEFRDFDLFFGGQHCPLDYLKVYDGLDNTSAVIGTYCGQQRNLVLYSSESSLYVLFVTLQRTANTQNRGFKGIFEFSESFVKLDFITTYEGEHIRGSECDQKILSKKESSGFVVSPNYPFPYIPKVVCRYFIYGMQDSQHLERVRLEFRQFKIPKNKTIGDSSCTDGYLKLYLKGQEATDSYDKFDYELCGSESNPSPVVSDGPRLVMVFSSGESQGQGFKACYSFETEYKIPGTAAPDGSCTFTYRSSSRKKGDFNSPRHPSNYPSNTNCTYVFIATPNEQVTLIFDYFKVRTKNTNMTTGHYGVEICQDDWLEIYNTYRDNTEKLIGRYCGNTAPGPVESNLGAFGLRVILHSDSELVYSGFKARYTFEVAKPIFGDCGSNISSVNYGIIASPNYPNKYDGPARNLASKTCNWFIRVRPNQRILLHFEAFSVEGDQSVRGCPAAVLRIWYSASSTPVEICGIQTLDKNWTYLSVDNNMRLSFILADKAVGQMGFKATWTEVSTNTDCQNQFLCGENKYCIAESLRCNKIRNCGANDTTDEENCGIVVRTNNYALPAGIVGVALITLILCISCNLKLRRRVQTVHLDDLRHRIDERHRCYHNENLLQRHHHFHHHHHQHQHQYQQQQQQQQHYQDLTSDSRYHLESSTSPMSESDVEEASSLNSV; encoded by the exons ATGGACTTGTACACGGAAATACGATCGGAGAATACCAGCAAGTTGGTGGAAACTCCTTTCGGTGGTCGTTTTTGTGGTCCGATCCCACCTCGCAGGCGTGTGTCTCTTTATCAGGGAATCGCTCTTAGTTTCTACactgataaaaatattacgttCCCTAGCCTGTTCAGCGGTACATATGCGTTTATCAATGCAT CTGAATACGAGGTGGGAACCCCAGCTCCTAGCACACCATGCTCATTCAAGGTAGAGTCAGAAAACAAGCGCAACGGCAGCATATTATCACCTACTTATCCGGGCACATATCCGAAAGGTCTTACATGCAGTTATCAATTTATCGGAATACAAGGTCAACGAGTACGCCTCGAGTTTCGAGATTTCGATCTGTTCTTTGGAGGTCAACA TTGTCCCTTAGATTATCTAAAAGTGTACGATGGTTTAGACAATACGTCGGCTGTTATCGGAACATATTGTGGTCAACAACGAAATTTGGTATTATATTCATCAGAGTCTAGTTTGTACGTACTGTTCGTTACACTTCAACGTACAGCGAACACACAAAATCGTGGATTCAAGGGTATCTTCGAATTCTCTGAGAGTTTCGTTAAATTAG ACTTCATCACCACTTACGAGGGTGAGCATATACGAGGATCAGAATGCGATCAGAAGATATTGAGTAAAAAGGAATCATCTGGATTCGTGGTTAGCCCAAACTATCCATTTCCATATATACCAAAGGTTGTGTGTCGGTATTTCATTTATGGAATGCAAGATTCCCAGCATCTTGAACGCGTTCGATTAGAATTCAGACAATTTAAAATACCAAAAAATAAGACGATAGGAGA TTCATCCTGTACCGATGGATATTTGAAGCTGTATTTGAAAGGACAAGAAGCAACAGATTCTTACGATAAATTCGATTACGAATTGTGCGGTTCGGAGAGCAATCCGAGTCCTGTAGTTAGCGATGGTCCAAGACTCGTGATGGTATTTAGTAGCGGAGAATCTCAAGGACAAGGCTTTAAAGCATG TTACAGTTTTGAAACAGAGTATAAGATACCGGGCACCGCGGCGCCCGATGGCAGCTGCACTTTCACGTACCGCAGTTCCTCTCGCAAAAAAGGAGATTTTAATTCTCCGCGACATCCTAGTAATTATCCAAGCAACACAAATTGCACATATGTTTTCATAGCTACGCCAAACGAACAAGTTACcttaatatttgattattttaaagtTCGAACGAAAAATACGAATATGACGACCGGACACTACGG AGTGGAAATTTGCCAAGATGATTGGTTGGAGATATATAATACGTATCGAGATAATACGGAAAAATTAATAGGTAGATATTGTGGTAATACAGCTCCGGGACCGGTGGAATCAAATCTCGGTGCTTTCGGCTTAAGAGTGATTCTGCATTCGGATTCTGAGTTGGTTTATAGCGGTTTCAAAGCGCGTTACACGTTCGAAGTGGCGAAACCTATTTTTGGAG ATTGCGGATCGAATATAAGCAGTGTGAATTATGGAATCATTGCTAGTCCGAATTACCCAAACAAATACGATGGACCCGCAAGAAATCTGGCTAGTAAAACTTGCAATTGGTTTATAAGAGTCCGACCGAATCAGCGAATATTACTACACTTTGAAGCATTCTCGGTAGAGGGTGATCAATCAG TTCGTGGTTGTCCTGCTGCGGTGCTGCGCATATGGTATTCCGCGTCATCCACGCCTGTCGAAATATGTGGTATTCAAACTCTAGACAAAAATTGGACTTACCTCTCTGTGGACAATAACATGCGACTTAG cTTCATATTGGCTGATAAAGCGGTTGGACAAATGGGATTTAAAGCAACGTGGACCGAAGTGAGCACAAATACCGACTGCCAGAATCAGTTTCTTTGTGGCGAAAATAAATACTGCATTGCAGAGTCACTTCGGTGTAATAAAATTCGTAATTGTGGCGCAAACGACACTACGGATGAAGAAAATT gtGGTATAGTTGTACGGACGAATAATTACGCTCTTCCCGCGGGTATCGTCGGTGTTGCATTGATAACATTGATCCTTTGTATTTCGTGTAATCTAAAACTAAGAAGACGAGTTCAAACTGTACATCTTGATGATCTGCGTCATCGCATAGACGAGAGGCATCGATGTTATCATAATGAAAACCTTCTTCAACGCCATCACCACtttcatcatcatcaccatcagCACCAGCATcaatatcagcaacagcaacaacagcaacaacactATCAAGATTTGACTAGTGATTCAAGATATCACCTAGAATCATCGACTAGTCCAATGAGCGAGAGCGATGTCGAGGAAGCCAGCAGTCTCAACAGTGTGTGA